gagagagagagagagagagagagagagattaaagtCACTGTTTTATAATCCAGTTGAGAGTCTGATAGTGCTGCAGTACTCGAGACCGCTCTCAAGACCACTTTTTGaaggtcttggtcttgtctctgTCTCGACTGTCTTTGGTCTCGGTCTTCAAGACCGGTCAAAACCACAACTGTGGGAATCACACTAAATTGCTGGTGCATTGTCTGGTTTATGTGTTAACATCATTCTTGTGATTGGATGTTAAACTTCTGGCTTTAAAAGCATTCACCGCTTGTTCCTTATTTGATTCTCTTGTTACTTGTGTTACTCGTACTGCTGGTAAGAGAAGAATGGGGGATCGTCGTAGGGAAATCTGTTTTAGACGCAATTAAACACAAGTTTTTGTGCTATTTTGGCTAGTCCCAAACTAATCTGAGATTTTGTGCATATCTGAGCAACACACAGCTATTTTGCTATTGATTAGATAAAAAAGCAGTGAAACGAATTAATTCACTGAATGTTTAGTTTGGCTGAAGGTCACAGACTTACATTTATCTTGGGTATTTACCGAGTTTTTTATGGTTAGTTGTTGGAATGTTTACCTGCACAAAaattgtaatgtgttacagtaggTGGGTGATAAAACATGGAACATAAAACATCCGACACATACAGTTCTGCCCAAGTTACTTCtgttattactttattattatgactttttagtgttttgtggatCTTTTGAATGAATTTTGGGAGTGCTGGTCTCGGTCTCGGTGGTCCCGACTACAACACTAGAATCTGAACACTcatcagtcacacacacacacacaccttcttGATGTACAAGAGCAGCAGAAGCCGGACGGCGCTGATGGCGGGCAGCAGGGGGCAGTAGAACACACCCACCCACGTGACCGTCTGACTGTTCACCAGATCCAAAACATTAGAGGAGATATCAAACTGAGGCATGCCTAACTTCTGCTTCAGCCACGCACATCTCTTCACCAATAACCTACACACAGACAGAAGAATGACATCGCTCCCAGCTCAGCAGATTGAATGACACTCTCAGTTGCGTCTCGTTTAAGTCTCAAATGAGAGCGTGATTGTTGAATGGGAGGAGTAAAACAAATGCCGAGCTAATTTGAGGAGAAATGTGATGTGAtcagtaatattgacttttgacaatgaaatctgagctcagtttgacacatcgtTGACAactctctttttctcaggagaaatatctgagacgcactTGAGAccaagtttccatttgctctccattgaaTCTCATTGACGTCTGTGAGAACTAACAGTGATATTGAAGACATCTGTGATCTTATGGAAAGGGATTCCTGCTTTAGGTTTCATgtggtttccatgttttatttaaCTATATACAGTAGTTAGCTAGTTTAGATTTTCTTTGGTCACGTGTGCATCTAGTCGAAGGTTTCGAACTGGCACAACAGAAGCCGTTATGACGTTAAAGAAGTTCTCACATCCTCGGGTAGGCCACACAGAACGCGCTGAAGAAACTCTCGAGGAAGTTAAACACGGTGAGTTTGTACATCTCCTTCCCGAAGGCGTTCTCTGCGcactgaaacaaacacacaaacagaaatcTGCTGGATGAGTGCTCAGGTGTTTCTCGTGGCTGcgagtgtttgtgtttataccGAGACATGTTGAAGAAAACAAACCTTGTGTTGATCTTTATAAGGAGCCAGCGATCGGATGAAAAAGAACAGATAGATGCCCAAAGACGCCAGCTTGAGAAAAATACtcctgcgcacacacacacttctcagTTAGTACTCACTGCAGCGTTCATGTGACACACgtcagaggtcaaaggtcacgaGCCGTCTGACCTGATCAGAGTGAGATTCAGCTGAGTAGTGGGCGAGTAATCCTCAAATTTTGACGTCTCACGGAAGATGTGCGGTAACAGGTAGTTCACTGTCGTCATGGTGACTGGAGGAAGATACTCCAACATCAGTGATGAGATCCAGTCAAGCTTCTGAtactgcgagagagagagagagagagagagagagatgtgataATGGTATCGTTTGGAGGggtttctgtttgtatttttcagGATTTCGTACCTCCTGATGGTATGACACAGTGATGGTGTAAGAAATGAGAATAAAGGAACTGGCCAGGAGAAGCAGCACGAAGATGTTGAGAACGACGCGCAGCAGGATGAGCTGAATCCAGCGCTTTATCCTTCGCTTCTGGATGTCCTCATGAAACCTTTGCTCTTCCAGATCCATCTTCAGCTCGTTACTGATGAACGTCTGTTTCAGAGCGGCTGCTTTTTCATTCTGAATGCAGAAGTCCCATCCACAGAAAACCTTATAGCTCACGTTCGAGCTGAAGCGAGTTCCAGTCAACCACAAGTGTTTGTAGCCCACCACAGTTCTGAAGAGAGATCCTCAGGATTATACGAGAAAGACTTCCGTCATCATCTCCGTTCACAATCGTGTTCAGCTGAAGAAATGAagtgagggtgagaaaatacaGAGAGAAGATCTGACCTGCGGACCACCATGATGATGCTGAGGAGGAGGACTGATATCATGCCCAGAAGAAAGAGAACGGGAGTGTTGAAACAGGGCAAATCAAGAGAGCCGCGTGTGTAGAAGCTATGAAACACCGGAGACCCTTCGAGAAAACCctagaaaacacaaaaaaagagagTTTGAGAATGAACGCACACGTGTTGAAACAGCGAGGAGATGACAGAGAGACATAAACCCACTCACTGATCCTACGAAAATGTCTTTGAATCCAAATGTCTGCTCGCTCACGGGTTTCTCTAAAGGAAGAGAGACACGAAGGTGGTGATGTGTATGAGTGCTATCTCTCTCGTGTTAAACTCAAGTCTCTCGGCCGTCTCACCTCTGTACATCAGTGTGGGTGTCAGCACAGATCCACCGATGATCACGCAATACAACACATtcaaacacaacagataacgcagaaacacaaaataagcttTGACTCCGACACCGAACCCACCTGCGgacaaaacacaacatcattCACGATCTCAAgtttattgaagatctcaatgtgaactcaaacatttctcatcacatttacttaaATCCAGATGCTTTCACCTGGACAATCAACATCTCTTACACTCTCATTCACGCAACTTTAGGTGAAACATCTAGACCTTCGATCTTGTGCAGTGTGTGTCTCCATAGCAACAGTCCCGACAACGCCTTGCTGATGTGCTCCTTCAAACGGCGTCTGGTGATTTGTTGTTTCTGCCTCCATGAGTCCCAGCTGCCAGCGGGGTGTTTCTGTTGCCGTCGCTCAGCTCTGTTTCACACAGTGTGTGTTCAAGTTAAACCACCCATGTGTCACTTTGTGAAACTGTTCTCAGGTCAGACGCATTACCTCTCGGAGCGGATGTGTCTCTTGATCTTCATGCACACCAGCAGAGCTTGGGGCGGTACACTGCTCTCCAGCATCCGCCGCTCATCCTCCGGATGAAGGTTGTGTTGCTGTTGTCGGTGTGCCTGTGAGCTGGGTAACTGTGCATAGATCTCAGTGTGATGATACTCGCACGAGTCACCCGACTGAACCGAGCGCACGCTCTCAtctgaacacacaaacagacaaaatGTGTGTGGGTGACTCCAGTGAACATCACAACACAGCCAACGTGCTTTTACTCTGTACTGATGTGCTACCCAGCCAGCACACACATACgtctgtaagacgtctgctaaagaactgggcccgtattcatgaaaaatcttagcgcaaagagttgctcctagtgacaaaattctaagaaaattcctagaaatgtgggcgtttccccttaaaatgacagaaaagatcctagtaaagaagaaagtcattcataaagcatcttatcccttaaaagagctcttaaggtccaaaattttaaGAGTTGCGAGGAGGACtcttaagagacttaagagtttctttagcagcagagaaaatggacgaaacacgaaaagtgagaagaaatgtgttgcgaTGCATGacaatttattgtttttgtttgtgttcaacttTGGTTTATCTTGCTTTTCTtctatagctgctttgatgcaatgcaaattataaaagcgctataaaataaactgacgttgaattgaatgacagtgagttaataagacacaacacatgagATCAGgcagggttcatgtttgtgaccgagacacgctaacatctccaagacagaaatagaagaaatcaccaCATGAACATATTTAGCAGCTGGAGAAATGCAGCGctgcagagatgatttggttccGTCACAAccagtgatcacacaaacacttACAGCCCTTACAGagacttattgtgtcactgttcattttctattaaATACGTTGActttaacagcatggtaaataaaatataaagaatatatgaagagtttggttccaaaatgagatactccgtttttaaaaaaattcaaaaatcatgttttttattatgttatcgtgttttattgtcttttattgtgttagttagctgtattttttagttataatggcttaaatcaaaacaaaccaactgcagcttgaatgatattacttgga
This portion of the Triplophysa rosa linkage group LG20, Trosa_1v2, whole genome shotgun sequence genome encodes:
- the tmc8 gene encoding transmembrane channel-like protein 7 — its product is MMEEEEPGTPHFQRLISDESVRSVQSGDSCEYHHTEIYAQLPSSQAHRQQQHNLHPEDERRMLESSVPPQALLVCMKIKRHIRSERAERRQQKHPAGSWDSWRQKQQITRRRLKEHISKALSGLLLWRHTLHKIEGGFGVGVKAYFVFLRYLLCLNVLYCVIIGGSVLTPTLMYREKPVSEQTFGFKDIFVGSGFLEGSPVFHSFYTRGSLDLPCFNTPVLFLLGMISVLLLSIIMVVRRTVVGYKHLWLTGTRFSSNVSYKVFCGWDFCIQNEKAAALKQTFISNELKMDLEEQRFHEDIQKRRIKRWIQLILLRVVLNIFVLLLLASSFILISYTITVSYHQEYQKLDWISSLMLEYLPPVTMTTVNYLLPHIFRETSKFEDYSPTTQLNLTLIRSIFLKLASLGIYLFFFIRSLAPYKDQHKCAENAFGKEMYKLTVFNFLESFFSAFCVAYPRMLLVKRCAWLKQKLGMPQFDISSNVLDLVNSQTVTWVGVFYCPLLPAISAVRLLLLLYIKKFTLIHCCVRAQRMFRVASSSVLFHFTLMLGLVLSVIVLGVNINRFVPGGCGPFEGDRSVFNVTAACVETLPAPAQTTISYVTSKTFAFALVLAEIVILTSYTSRGRANSKAIERWKEMLVMCSSDKRFLAKKHNTMRRQKTTRYKHVQQCSADA